In the Corynebacterium anserum genome, CGAACCGGCCGATGTTCCCTGTCTGGGCACCTCTGCTGGTGATGGTTGCCGTGGTGATCACGGGATTGATTTTGACAGCTGAGGGCGGCTCCGTCCCAAAGTCTTATTTCATCCTCTTCGCCATCGCCTGCGTGATCTGCACGCTTTTGGTGGAGGCTCGTGGTCTCTTTCTGACCGTGGTGGCCCAGCCGCTGTATTTCCTTATCGGTGCGCTTGCCATCGGATGGATATCCGCAAAAGACTCCACCGGTAGTGGTTTTAAAACTAAAATTCTCACGTCGGTTTATCCGACCATCGAGAATTTCCTTTGGCTGCTCATCCCTTTCCTCATATCAGTGGTGTTAGCTCTCCTGCGCTGGCAAAAAGCGAAGAATTCTTTTTCGCGACACCAAGAGTCGGAGACGAAGCAGCGTGAGCGGCGCCGAAAGTCCGATGATTCTAACCGCGCATCGTACGCCCGTTCTCGTCATCGTGATGAGGAAGCTAAGCGCCATGCAGAGCGGGAGGCCGCAGCCAAGGAGCGCGAGGACAATAGGCGCCGTTCTGTTGAAGAGCTCATGGCTCGCAGTGAGGCGCGTAGGGCTGCTCGCGAAGAGAGGGAGCGCTTAGCCCGCGAACGTGCGTCGAGCAGAAGGGTGGCGTCGCCGCTGCCTCCACGCCGCCCCGACAACGAGGAACAAGGGCACAGTCACGCCGTGCGCCATGAACGATCACCTCTGCCGGCTGCTCGTCATGCATTACCGCATGACGAACCGGAACGCCTCCCCCGACACTATCGTGATGATCACGAGGATGATTATTTCACTGAAACGCGGCGTCCCCGTCACTACCGCGATGACGACGATTTCCCCTTCGAGGGGCGGTAGTACCAGCCCCACCGAGGGTTTAGTCTAGGCCTGCTGGGTCTGGGTACGCGCTGGACGCAATTCACGCGGCAGGGAGAAAATAAGATCCTCCGTTGCCGTCGTCACTTCTTCCACATCGTCATATCCTTGCTCCGCGAGGAGCTCCAGCACACCTCGCACCAACAACTCTGGTACTGACGCTCCGGAGGTGACTCCCACCGAAGTCACTCCCTCAAGCCACGCCAAATCCACCTGGTTGGCATAATCCACCAAATAGGCGTTCTTGGTGCCATGTTGCAGAGCAACTTCTACCAGGCGCTTGGAATTGGAAGAATTCTGTGATCCCACCACGATCATCAATTCAACCTGTGGCGCAATAGCCTTCACTGCCACCTGACGGTTCTGAGTGGCATAGCAAATATCGTCGGATGGGGGATCCTGGATGTGCGGGTACTTCTCGCGC is a window encoding:
- a CDS encoding DUF6542 domain-containing protein — translated: MNDKPRSRSHAKSRHSAPPSNRPMFPVWAPLLVMVAVVITGLILTAEGGSVPKSYFILFAIACVICTLLVEARGLFLTVVAQPLYFLIGALAIGWISAKDSTGSGFKTKILTSVYPTIENFLWLLIPFLISVVLALLRWQKAKNSFSRHQESETKQRERRRKSDDSNRASYARSRHRDEEAKRHAEREAAAKEREDNRRRSVEELMARSEARRAAREERERLARERASSRRVASPLPPRRPDNEEQGHSHAVRHERSPLPAARHALPHDEPERLPRHYRDDHEDDYFTETRRPRHYRDDDDFPFEGR